The window CTGATGGCCGTAGAGTCCCGTGAGCAAATTAGCCCGGCTGGCCGAACAGGTGGGGGTGGTACAAAACGCACGGGTAAAGCGAGTACCACATTGCGCGAGCCGATCGATATTGGGTGTGTGGATTACGGCATTTCCATAACAACCGGCGATAGGAGACCAATCGTCAGCAATCAGCAGTAGAACGTTTCTGATCATTAAATATTGTATTTTATTGAATCATTTTAAGTCCATTAATATGAGGGACCCTTGGGGTCGCCTCTTCGGCTCAGATGCTTTCAGGGGTGGTTTTAATTTGTTCGATAGCCGCACCGGCAAGCCGCTCGCCAAAGGTTTTATAGCCCTCAACGGAATAGTGTAAGTCATCGTGAATGCTTTCCCCGTCCTGGTTAACACCATCGTTCAGATCATCTGTATTCACCCATCTTGCGTTCGGAATCTCTTCGGCCAGTTCGACCTGTATTTCACGGATCATGGTCCAGTGCTTGAATTTTTCATTACCCAGGTCGTGATCACTGATCCGTCCGATAACGACAAAAATGTCATCTCTTCCCAAATCCGTTTTCAACTGGTCAAGCAGGCCGAGGAAGGCGTTCTTATAATAATCCCCTAGGCCCCGGCGCGCATCGTTCTCTCCCTGCATCCAGATGAAGGTTACACTGGAGTAGTTTTTCGGATCTCCTTGAGCGAGGACGCGTTCCATGAGCTGGTCATAAAGGTCACCGATTTTAGTCACCTGTTTGCCGTCTGGCTGTTTCCAGCCCTTGTACCACCGCCGTATCGGCTGCCCGCCGAGTGCATCTTTCACCACGACGATGTTTTCCCTTCCGAAAGCCTCTTGCAGGGCAGGCGTGAAGCTGACCGTTGTAACCATGCGTTGCATGTTCGATTGTCCAGACAGGATGAAGAGATGCTTGCCCTCCTGTGCGGCAGCCGAGCTTCCGAGCACGGCAATTAGCAGGGTAAGGATAAAGCGTAGGTTGCGCATAATATTACCAGTTGGATAGCTAGACGAGTGGAGTTTTGTCCTGGTCCCAGAACGTGAGATTGGTGAAGT of the Ruficoccus amylovorans genome contains:
- a CDS encoding sialate O-acetylesterase; this translates as MRNLRFILTLLIAVLGSSAAAQEGKHLFILSGQSNMQRMVTTVSFTPALQEAFGRENIVVVKDALGGQPIRRWYKGWKQPDGKQVTKIGDLYDQLMERVLAQGDPKNYSSVTFIWMQGENDARRGLGDYYKNAFLGLLDQLKTDLGRDDIFVVIGRISDHDLGNEKFKHWTMIREIQVELAEEIPNARWVNTDDLNDGVNQDGESIHDDLHYSVEGYKTFGERLAGAAIEQIKTTPESI